The DNA region GTCTGACACAAtcagttgttcccttctccttgaaATACTTGGCTCCAGAACACCACCATCCCCCTACTCTTTTCCCAACCTTGACAGCTTCTGATACTCACCCTCCTTTACTGCATTCTCACTTCTCTGGGTCCTATCTGGGCTGCCCGAATGCTTGGTCCTCAGGATACACAACACTATCTACACCTAATAGCATAGTGATCTCTTAGTAATTTACGATTTTAAACATCAGCTCTATTCTTTCAACTTTCACATTGAGATATCCAGTCCAAACTTCGAGTCCAAGTTTCTGACAAGTATGTCCACAATGCTTACTCAATCTCTCTCCTGATGTCTAAGAGGCATCTGACACTTGAAATATATCTTCAAACCTGAACTCCTGAATTCTTCACCCGAAACCCCTCCTACTGCCATGTTCCATATCTCCGCTAATAGCAATTCCATCCTTCCAACTGAATAGCAAAACTTGAGTAGGCCAAATACTACTGAGTAgccaaaatgaaagtgaagaaacaaaataaaatgtcgATCAGCCATTTTAAACTTTGCTAAAGAAAACCCAAGGCACTCAGTTATTACAGGTTTGTTTACCTGGCCTCTGAGCTGACAGCAAAATGGAAGAAACCCATCAGAAGCTAACACAGACAGGTGCACTGAGAGAAGGGCAAAGAAACGGGAATACAGAGGGGAAGATGACAAAGGGGGCTCGTCTCAGGAGCTGCACGCCGTGAGCTACGTGGTTCGATCTCTTTGGGTTCAAAGAGATCAGCGCATTCAGTACAGGTATATTTTGTACATTCAGTACAGGTAAAATTAACAGGTACATTTTGGCAGCAAAAACCAAGAATCAGAGATAAGAAGTATCCCATTCTGGAGACCACTTATTACAGAGCCGAACAGTGTCACAGCAGGGCTGTCACCCTTGAGGGCaccttatttaattttatttaattttccaagCCTTGAATGACATTTGATATTCTAGAAACACTTTATTCTGagtaaaatttaagaataaaacacCATCTTGTGCACCATCTTATCATGTCAgtgaaagagaagtaaaaactgatttacagaaatataatttattttttggctggcCCACGcggcttgcaggattttagttccccaaccagggatagtagaacccaggcttcagtagtgaAAAGCGctaagtcctagccactggaccaccagggaattccctggatataattttatattaccaACTATCTGAAAGCCTGTCACTTTCAAAAGGACTTCATGTTCATAGTTTCACTTGATACAACGTAAGAAAACTGCAGTGTGTACACTGATCACTTGTCCAGAGCACACGGGTCACAGAGACAAGAGCCAGAAGGGCGTGCTATCCCCGCGCCCCTTGGTCCAATCTTCAGGCCACGTCAGTTTTAAACAGGAGAACTCCTCTCAGCCCCCACACCACGTATACAAGACATACCGCAACCCAAATtcagttcatgtgtgtgtgtatgtgtgtgtgcatatgtgcccACAAACATCTACATCTGAGTGTACTTTAAGCACCTCCAGATTCCTATGATCTCTGATGGCAATATGCCGTGAAAAATGACTCTAAATGAAAACAACACACTTATTTCCTTGCAGCCACATGGAGGATTTAGTTGCAGCCCTGCCAGATGATCCTCTCACACTGGTCTCCTGGGACTCCAGCTTTGCTTTCAGTGGGCAGCAGAGACCACTGCACCCACCAGGAGGACTCCTGAGGCTGAGATGTGGGCTGGGGCCTGACTGGAATTCTTCACTTACACACATTGCTAGACAAATTGATCCCATTTGGGGAAATTCTGCTTTGAAACCTAAAAGGCCAAATCACAATCTCtaatatatgtttttctcctttttattttacaattcttaaacattaattttatattcagatTGCTTCTCAACAAAGAGTTTTAAACtaagcttttattttataaaaaagagacatctcaatattaaatatcattaGTATGCTTTAACTAAGCCCATTCTCTAAAATGCTAGTGTAACAATCATTTAAATACTTACTCACAATCACCACCTTTTCTTGGTTTCTGTCGGAGAATGTAAGAACGTCGTTCAGCCAACTCAGCTGTTCTTGGCTAAATCCACCATTAAACTGGACAAACTGGGGCTCACGAAGTCCTGAAACGAATCCAGTCATTTACACCCGTCAAATGTCAACACTTCTCTCACTCAGGCATCCAAACTTAGCTACCATGGGGGAGACTCATGCTTTTTTCTTCAGGAATACTCGGCAGCAGTTGACTTAAAATAGGGAACTAAAAGAATTTACAGCAATGTAAATCACGCTGTGTCTTACTCCTGACCTCAATACTCCTCTGCTTACTTCCCTTGCTCCCTGTTTACATTGAATACAAAATAGACTGttttcatgtccactgagtcactaTAAAGTCACTTTCACCCCCAGACCCCTGTGCATTCTTTACTAACAAGGTCTTACTCTGCTTTGCATCTCttgcctttgtttttgtcttgaacGCTGTGCTCCACCCACTCTTCCCGAGGATGATGACTCCTCACTCAGGTTTCAGCTGAAATGCTTTTCTCCTTAGAGAGGCTATTTCTGGCCAACTAACTACAATGGTACCTCTAGTCCTTTTCTGTAATATTATGCTCTCTCTTCTGGGTGGCGTTTAtcacttctctttcatttattatctGTCCTGCACACTATCTTCTCTTGCTTCCTCCACTCTGTCCACAAAAAAGTGGTGCTGTCAGTCCTGCCTATAGCTCTGAAGAGGTGCCCTAGTGAAAGTGCCCGGCCAGAATATTAGGCCCTCAGATATCTGCTACATAGATGTATCTTGAACCAACTGCCACCGCTCCATGTGCCTTGAGGCGAGTGAGAAATCCTGACCCTGAACAACAGGACAGTATACTTTTACCTTAATCGTCCATCTTCCTGCTGAATAAAAGGTAGCTGAAGAATTTAAAGACAATGTATTAGATTCTCAGCTCAAAGGAATAATTCACCTTGAGGACTATTCAGTTCCGTATTTGGGTTGTGCTCCCTCAGTATCTTCAGACACTGCTGGTATTTTGGAGAAGACTGATCCACGCCCAAGACACTCATGTCATAAGCATCGAGTAAAATGAAGCGGAATTTAGGGAATGGCACAAAATGATACGCGTAATAATCCTCCGAGGGCACAGTCTCAGGATGGTGGGCAATCTGGTCTTCCAGAAACTTTGTGTTAAGTTTGGAGTTTGTTAAATAGTCTCTGCTGAAATTATAGAATTCGTGGTTTCCCCAcgtgtgatggacagggacttTTAGCATTTGGAATGTGTTCATGACGCGCTCCAGTGACTTTTCTGATGCTTTGTACTGCGCATTGTATCCGTCAATGATGTCTCCAAGCTGAAGTACACAACGGGGCCGGCTGCTTTCTTTATTCCAGTGTTCAATAGCACCCTGTAAGTGAAGAAGACTGTGTCTGTAGTACCTCCGCCTGTTTCCCTGGAAATTATAGCCATCTTCCAAATCAGCGTATTGAATATCTGCTATCACTCCAAAGGAGAAGAGAAGTTCTGAGCTCTCACTGAGGGGTTCAGGTTCAGACTTATAATCCATACTCCAAATAGCTTTctaaataaagaagatgaaaaaggtAACTATGTTATAAATGTCTTAATTTCCTACTGGACTGAAGAAAATGCCAAGATGAATATTAAACTTAATAGTCAATCCACGAGGTAGCTAGGTAGAGAAACGTGCATGGGCTTTAAAGTCTGATGGGTTAAGGCCAAATTATCAAATCCTCAAAATGCTTctgcttcctcacctgtaaaatagataacctctATTCTGCACAAGAGCAGCAATTAACTAAAGGGTATTAACATATTAATGAACAGGCATTCAAGTTCCTGTGAAGTCGAATTCAAGTCTGgtataatttgtaatttttaataaatatacactaattttaaacacacacacatgcccttcTTCCACAGACACCAAATAATTCTATCAAAAGCTCAGGACACCTTCTTTCAGTCAGGAACTGTTTTAGaagttactattttatttaacattgtaAATTTAACATGAAGAAGTTGTAATAAAAACGCATTAGTAAACAAACACAGGAACAAGCTATTAGAAGAATCTGACAAAAGTTAACAGACCAGCTGAAAAAACATTGAATTCAATTTTAATCTATCTGATAGCTGTCTGATCAGTTAACCTACAACTGAGCAAAGAGGTGAACAGCATTTTATATGCTCACTGCCTGAATAAGCAAGGAACTTTCCTGTCTTTTTGCTGATTGGAGGAGTAACTTCTCCCTGGGGAAACAAACAGCgatatggggtgggggaggaaccTTAACCATAGGCAGGTTCAAGACAGAAAAAtttgttcaattaaaaatgatttgACGTGCTAAGCAAATATTTACTTCCAGCAGATATTCTAGAGAATTCTAGCATAATTCAGGAATCAAGAAACATGGGCAACAGCAGACCACCAACTTCCTGGTTAGCAAGCAGAGGAACACACTAGCTAAAGATGCCAGTTCATAGAAAATATCATGTCCCAGGGTCACCTTTGCCAGATGCATTTGCTCAGGAGAAACcccggggggaaaaaaaaatcccccgaAGGAGTGGAATCCAAAGTTAAGGAAGTAAGAAGGCCGGTTTctcgtgtctttttttttttccccatattttgcAAATCCTCCTCAGAGATGGAGAAGGGTAAGACTAAGACAGCAGATGTTGAAGCAAAGGCAAGACAATTGAACGAGAGTTAAATTTTCGCAAGGAATGAAAAGTAAACCTATGAGTGCTCCCCGCTCCCCCCTCAttagtgtcagtcgctcagtcatgtctgactctttgtgatcccatggactgtagcccaccaggctcctcagtccatggaattctccaggcaagagtactggagatctccaggggatcttcccgacacagggttCCAACCCCGGTCACCTGCATAGCTGACAGATtctttttaccgtctgagctaccatggaagacACCCCTCATTAGTAGTGGGCTTAAATAAATATAGGCTTGTATCAATCGCGGAGCCCAGGGGGACCAAGTCCAGGGCTGGGATATAACAGAACAAACACGACTCCGTACAGTGCCGTTATTTGTAGTTCGATTCCTTGTAACTTGGGAATATAAGTTCCAGGCAGTTCGGTCATACTTGACTAGTCCTTGTCACCCTGCACTACTCAAACATcttaatcaattttttttctttttaaagtcaaacAGTATTTCAAGTGCAATGGGTGCAAAGCGGTGAACGACCGGCCTCCTGGCTGGGCTGGCCGAGGGCGCCCGACAGGGTGGGGACGGGGGCTGCCCGCTCCCGCCAGTCTCCCGGCGCCGTTTTCTCTTTTCCAAGGCTGGGGGCGCCGGGGGAGGAGCAGCTGCTGCGGTCGCCGAAGCCCACGGTCCCCGAGCTGTACTCAGGCCTCTCGGCCCAGGACCCGCCACGAAGCCCAGCCCCGGAGGCTGCCCCCTTCTCCCGCACCTGCCCCATCCCTCGAGCCCGGCCGTCTACCCGGTCGGCCCGGGCGCGAAACCACCGCCCAGCCCGGTCCGCCCCGCCTCCGGCCGCGAGGAACCACCTACCGCGCGCCGGCTCCTCGGCGAAATGCTCCCTGGCTACCGGATGGGCTACCGCGTCACCATCGAGCCCAGCGGAAAGAGCGGCTCTCCCTCACTTCCGGAGGAGGTGGAAACGGCGCCGGACGTCGAGGGGCGGGTCAAAGGAGGCGCGGTCTCTCGAGCTCATGGCGGGGCTGTCGCTCGCGCCCGGCTGGATAATGCGGCTTCCGGGCCGCCAACTTTGGCCTTTCTTGCCTCACGGATTCGGGGTTTGGGGCCCAGAGAAGGGGACCGCGAGGGTCTTGCTGGGGCGGCTCTGCGCGAGGCCAGAGGGGGCATGGCGGGCCTCGGGGCTCGCTGCCTGCTGCCTGGGGAGCCGCCCCCTCAGCACTGCAATGCCGCCCCCGCCCGGGTCGTCAGGACCGGAACGGAAGGGCAGCAGAGACCCCATGCGCCCCTCGAAGCCGGGGGTGAGTACATACCAGAGCCTTGCCTTTACTAGTCTCGGCTGTCAGTCAGCCCTGCGCCCTTCCCATACCACTTGGTCATGACCTCAGAAATCACTCTACCTGGCCTCAGGTTGACCTCCACTCAGCCTGCTCACCTGAGTCACAGCAGAATCTCATCCCGCGTTCTCCTCCGTTTTGCACGTACCCCGGTCATTAAaggagcttcccttgtagctcagctggtaaagaatccgtctgcaatgcgggagacgtgggttcgatcctgggttgggaagatcccctggagaagggaaaggctacccactccagtattctggcctgcagaattccttggactgtatagtccatggggtcgcaaagagtcgtacatgactgagcgactttcactttcagcgtTAAAGAAAGATACCGGACTTGGATTTTAGTTCGCTATTGCGCGAAGAAAGTAAGTTTCAGGTTTTTTCAAGGGGTCTCAACCGTAAGTTTGCCATAATTAAAGAGTTAACGTTTTTATAATTGTCACTCGACTCTCCCTCCAGAGGCTTGTTGTGTTGTATGCTGATACTGAGCAAATGTGCGTCGTGGTTGCGTGCTGAGTATAcctttttccctttggtttttCCTGGATTCTAGGACCCCAAAAGAACTTAGGAGCAACTAGGCTGTAGTGATAAGTAAGAGAAGTGGTTATTGGAGCTGGGGGAAGATCAATGAGTTATTTTACTTATCGCGGGACTTGGAAGAAAGTACAAAGAAATAATGATGCTATTTGCAAGAAGTTCCACTTTTAAGTCTTTTCTACTTTGGCTTTGTTACTTCTGGAAACCAGATTTCGGTTCACCTCCCAGATTTATTTGGTTTATTTCTCAGTATCCGCACAAGCAGGTgattaactgatttttaaatcagCAGTTGGGATCTTGGTCACACGTGCTAACAGTCATGGTGCTTGAGCCTTGGGTCCTGTTTTCACGGGAACAGAAATTGATTTAGGGAACGTTCCCTTGAAAAGACGTGCCTTAGTAATTGTGTTAGGAGCTCAGCTGCAACTGTATTTTTTCATCCCAAGGTACTGTAAAACATCCTGCATGTTTAACAAGATCAAGGCCTCTGTGTATGTATTTTAGAAACTGCTGTAATAAATTTAGTGTAATTAAATGCActttactaatatttttaattttgaaatctcTGCCCCAGTAGCCTGTTTCCTGGAAGTCTTTAGCCGTCACATTTGCTATTGGAGGAGCTTTATTGGCCGGAATGAAGtacttcaagaaagaaaagacgGAGAGTAAGTAGATGCCATCCAGTGAGCTCTTAATGTAACCCTTCCTGGCTATGGACTAGCATCCTGGTGGTGTTGGTGTTAAGCTTTGtatcttgaaataattttatgtttatggtAGGGttgtaaaaatgacagaattccCACGTATCTTTCACGTATCTTCACTTAATGTTAACATCTTGTATAACCATGACTATTCACTACACTACAAACTTTATTTGGGTTTCATCTGTTTTTCCACTGTCCTTTCTGTTCAGGGCAGACTGTCTAACTGTGTGAAAAGACTTATTGTAGACAGATTAGGATGTAGATGGTAAGAAGTCCAGAGGGTACAAAGATGACTAAGGTGTGCAGTCCAGCCATTGAGGCGCACATGACAATGAAACAGACACAGAAGTAAAGGGTTTCACTTGATGAGGTTCTGCCAGGCCAGAAGGAAGTGAATGAGAACCTGGTGTGGGAATGCCAGGAGCTGCTCTGGATTAACACTCGGAGTTTAGAAATTGTTTACAAGAACTTTATACTTTAGTGAATATTTCAGGACTTTTAAGGTTTGTTTTAGAAGCTTCTAGTAAATCCTTAAAGTATCACTTAACTCTGTTTTGATTCTTTAGAGAGTAACTTTTGATGCCATTATACAAAGGATAATGTTTATATCTGGGAGTGAGAATTCGTAGGCTTTAGAACCTTAGGAATATAAGCACCAGATTGATACACAGATATATTTCTTTCATGTAGCAAGCAGTGTTTTGCTAattatgattttcatattttaatatgcacttaagttgcttcagtttcaaaatgaaacaaacttgACAAACTAGGAAAGTAATAGTAGAGATAGTTCTAGAAAACCCAAGCTTCTTTTGACTTTAGTTGCAGTTTTCACCTTCTGTTAATAATCTTGTTTTGTAAAAACTTGTACTATGAAACAGTATTAGAAATGAGTATTTGCTGACATGATGCCTCATCATCTCTAAATACTGTATTATGTGTTTTCTACAAACAAGGACATTCTTCAACGTGACCACAATataatcaacaaaatcagaaaattactacTGTTCAATCTTCAGATCTTGTTCAAGTTTTGCATATGATaccctccttttattttttaaacattttttggtcGTTCCtcatgggatctttgttcccccactagggattgaaccctcactccctgcagtggaagtgcacagagtcttaacctctggactgccagggaagtcccaactgtTGCCCTCCTTTTACAGCAGAAGGATTCAGTGTAGAACTACACCTCATAGCTAGTTCTCTCTTTGTTCTCCTTCAGTCTGTAACAGTTTTGCAGCCTTTACCTgactttcatgaccttgacagctTGGAAGATTTAaggccagttattttgtagactgtctcttagtttgggtttttctggtattttctcCTGATTAGATTGAGGATGCTGTGTTCTTTTTGCATTTAATCAGGTGTCACATGATTTCAATTTGTCCCATTACTAATAAAATTCAGTCTGATCACTTGATTAAGGTGGTATCTGTCACTCTTCTCTACTGAAGATGTAATTGTGTGTTTTGTGATGTCcatttatgtatgtaaatattctgTTCCCCATCAAATTCAATTTATGTACTTATGTCAGTGTGGACTTATGATTTTCTTGAAAGCCAGTGAGTTGTAGTCCATTATTCTCTTTAGTTTGATGCTGCCATTATCCCAGATTGGTCAATGGGAGTTCCTTTGAACAGGCTGTTATTTCCTTCCAACAGTCCTCCAATATTCTCTTGAGTTCATCCTTAATTCTAGTGTGGTAGAGTGTTCTAGGATCGTGTACTTTCTCTGCCCTAACCCTGGTACCAGCCATTTCCCTAAAGAGCCTCATTTCCTTTTAGTGGAAGATGATGACATTTGGAAGTCAGGATATGAGCTCATTGCAGTTAGGGTGTGTCCGCTCCTGCGTCCTTCCAGTGGACAGAACTAGGAAAGAGATGTACATGTTTATAgctatatttatttctgtatctatATGTATTGAAACCATAAGTTCATACACTACCTCCCATTTCTTTCCAGTACTTCAAGATTTGTTCTACTGTCTCTTTCTATTGTTCTAAttccttttccatttgttttaacagttatgtttaatatatttacttattgatCAGGCCCCTGTATGTAACTAAGGTCACATTTCTGCTGTCCTGTCCCCATGCAGCTATCCTCCTGCACACTCAGGCTGCAACATCACTGCCAGGCCACCCACCTCTCCCACCTGGGCTCAGACATTCTGTTCTGCTGTGTCCCTCCTCCACTCCATCAGGGCCGCACCTAATGGCTAAGGGCTGAATTGttctggaagaggaagaaaattttttttactgcttttttttttcttatagtccCTATTATGTACAAtagcatttcatttcattttactttatacttatttctcttaaaagatttttttaagcttcttGGAAACAGGCTATTTCTTCCACATTTTGTGCCCTCAGTCATTAATATAGTGTGAACCATAGATCAGGCATATGAGTACCTGTGGTtagattgacttttttttcctctcctgtttgtgtttttttaagagCTGGAGAAGGAACGGCAGCGAAGCATTGGAAAGCCTTTACTTGGGGGCCCATTTTCCCTCACAACTCATACTGGTGAACCCAAAACTGATAAGGACTACCTGGGTCAATGGGTAttgatttattttggttttactcATTGTCCTGATATCTGTCcagaagaactagaaaaaatGATTCAAGTCGTGGATGAAATAGGTAAGAAAGCTGTCTCATTCTGTAAAAAAGTACATGTTTACTTGATGCCCTTAGGTTACTTTGCTTTTTGTTACTGGTAGCTGGAGGGTTTTAATTACTCATTCGGTTTGTGAGAACATATAATCTCAGTTAATCTCAGTTGCACTTGTTAGTTGCTGTGATTCCTGTGACCTTATTCTCCACCAAAGAGGAAGTTTGTTTTGATGCTAAATATTAGATTGCTTAAAAATGTTGGTGTGGTCTGGGTCTCCCTTAACTCTGCTTTGTGTCCCTTGTTTTTTGTAGCCTTTCGTCATTTGTAGCCTTTCGTCACTGACCGTACCATTGCCTTTCCCCTGGTGACTGCTGGTTAGACTAGGAAATGAATTGTTCCAGGATATTCAGACCTTATTAACAGTTTCCTGGCACTTGAGAAATGGTtgtggggggaggcgggggcgggaATCCTACAAACACTGGATTGGATTAAAAGACAGGATGTCCACATGATGTGATTCTGAGTAACAGCATGTCCCCACTGGTGCGGGTGTTCACTAGGATGTGTATCTGACTACACCACAGACACGTATGCACCTGCACTTCCTGcggctcccctccctcccccatcggTGTTAGCTGTCCCCCTGTGTTGCCTGACCACTTTGCTGTGCTGCACACTGCTGTAATTGCTACTTGTCTTCTCCCTTAGAATGTGAATAATGATTAATGAGAACTTTCTTTCAGACAGTATTCCAACTCTGCCAAATTTAACTCCGCTTTTCATCACTATTGACCCAGAGAGGGACACAAAAGAAGCCATCGCCAATTATGTAAAAGGtatgttttatttccaatactttACGTCTGTTTAGTGCTTAGAGTTTTTGAAAGATCAGCTCACTGGAACCTTGCAGTGCCTTGTGAGATACAGGGACGAGTGGTGCCATCACTTGTTGTACAG from Cervus canadensis isolate Bull #8, Minnesota chromosome 1, ASM1932006v1, whole genome shotgun sequence includes:
- the ADPRM gene encoding manganese-dependent ADP-ribose/CDP-alcohol diphosphatase isoform X1 — its product is MDYKSEPEPLSESSELLFSFGVIADIQYADLEDGYNFQGNRRRYYRHSLLHLQGAIEHWNKESSRPRCVLQLGDIIDGYNAQYKASEKSLERVMNTFQMLKVPVHHTWGNHEFYNFSRDYLTNSKLNTKFLEDQIAHHPETVPSEDYYAYHFVPFPKFRFILLDAYDMSVLGVDQSSPKYQQCLKILREHNPNTELNSPQGLREPQFVQFNGGFSQEQLSWLNDVLTFSDRNQEKVVIVSHLPIYPEASDSVCLAWNYRDALAVIWSHKCVVCFFAGHTHDGGYSEDPYGVHHVNIEGVIETAPDSQAFGTVHVYPDKMMLEGRGRVPDRIMNYRKE
- the ADPRM gene encoding manganese-dependent ADP-ribose/CDP-alcohol diphosphatase isoform X2 is translated as MLNFKPTFPLSAFISSRGSLVLLHLQGAIEHWNKESSRPRCVLQLGDIIDGYNAQYKASEKSLERVMNTFQMLKVPVHHTWGNHEFYNFSRDYLTNSKLNTKFLEDQIAHHPETVPSEDYYAYHFVPFPKFRFILLDAYDMSVLGVDQSSPKYQQCLKILREHNPNTELNSPQGLREPQFVQFNGGFSQEQLSWLNDVLTFSDRNQEKVVIVSHLPIYPEASDSVCLAWNYRDALAVIWSHKCVVCFFAGHTHDGGYSEDPYGVHHVNIEGVIETAPDSQAFGTVHVYPDKMMLEGRGRVPDRIMNYRKE
- the LOC122445123 gene encoding protein SCO1 homolog, mitochondrial; this translates as MAGLSLAPGWIMRLPGRQLWPFLPHGFGVWGPEKGTARVLLGRLCARPEGAWRASGLAACCLGSRPLSTAMPPPPGSSGPERKGSRDPMRPSKPGPVSWKSLAVTFAIGGALLAGMKYFKKEKTEKLEKERQRSIGKPLLGGPFSLTTHTGEPKTDKDYLGQWVLIYFGFTHCPDICPEELEKMIQVVDEIDSIPTLPNLTPLFITIDPERDTKEAIANYVKEFSPKLIGLTGTKEEIDQVARAFRVYYSPGPKDEDEDYIVDHTIIMYLIGPDGEFLDYFGQNKKNAEIAGSIAAHMRTHRKKSQ